ATGTTAGCCCGTCTtcagtctctctcacacaacaAGTCTTCCTCAGACAGGTGAGCTTTAATACGTTGTAGTAATATTATGGAGTTCAGATGGCGTTAATAACTGTATCTATCTACAATGGGGCTCAATTACATTTCACATGATTACTTTTGATTCTAATCCTCATTTCCATGGCAGAATCACTGCCCTACAACAAACAGAGTTTTGATTCCAAGTAAAACTTGTGGGCCCTTAGGAAGCAGACTAAACATGATCCCACCGCAACCTCTCTATATCCTGCTAGCTATTCTGAGCTCCAGCATGTTACCGTTGACAGTTCTCCAGTAGGTCTCTTACAGAAAGTCCATCCCATTTGACAGTATTCCTCAAAGCTGACCTGGTGAACTCACGTGCCCACGGCTGTCTGAACAGGCTTTGGCTCAGTGGGTTAGCTAGCTTTGCGGTGATCTGCTGAGGCAGCTAACGTGAGCCACGCCTGGAATTTGAGGAAGGGCCAACTGTACCACAAGGGATCAGATGGCATTCTGTTTTCCAACTGAATAACAGTGCTACGGCTTTAAACTTCCCCCAGCCATGGCCGGAGGGGGGGGGCAACAGCACACGCTCCAGTTCAAAAGTCCTTGAGGTTGTTTATACCACTGCATATACTGTAATCTACTTGTTAATGGATTTGGTATGAAATGCTGTCTACGCTACAGTAATACATTAAAGTATGGTGCTCTTTAAGTGCCAAATTCCAATTATATGATCATTGATGAGGCCTGTTTGCATTGTTCAAAACAAACATTCTAAGAACTGCATACAGTGGGCTGGAAGCCTTCTTGGTACTGGGGGCATATTGCAGAGAAACGGGATAGGTTGTTTTCACCTGCCGTGATGAACATTTCCTATTTCAAATACCAATTTTAAAAAGTACTCAAATTAGATCCATATGAAAGGAGGGCAGCTGTAAAGAGAGAGCCTATCGGCTAAAACTATATCAAGTCAAAGTGCTGACACTTCCTCACATCAACAAAAATTGGTGTGAAAATCCTACAAACCCAATAAAGAAACTGGGTAAATGATGATGTTTTTGTTGGACAGCAACAGGAGGCTGAAACGATGCTTCCATAGAAACCACAAGTCAGCCATGGGGCAAAGCATTGTCCGGTGATCAGGTATTACTGTGAAGTGTCTGACTGGGACGATTCAGTCACCAAGACCCCGTTCCCTCTCCTTTTTTACATGTCGTTTAGAAAGCCAACTACTGTTTTGACATGCAGAGACAGATGATACACTACCTGAGTAGGAGACGAACcactaaagacacacacacaccaaccatcaCAACGCCAGAAAATCATCGTTAGGCAACATGATCACATCACACAAAAGCTGAGGTGAGTTATGATCAATGTTAAAGCACTGTTCaccaaaagtgttttttttttttttttttgcaagacTATCCCTtctgtggcaggcaggcaggacttCAGTCTGAACATACCTGGTTCTCCCTTGGGGCGGTGCTAACTGCCATCAGAAAACGAGGTAAAAAAAGGAAGGGAGGGACAGTAAACCGTAATGaccacaaaaacaaacacacaagaaAAACAGGACAAAGTTAGAAACCAAATAGAGACAGAAGAAATGACGATGAGCAGATTTGATAGCAGAAAGTATGccaaagagagaagagacagacgcATAGGAAACATCTAAACATGCAAGTAACAAATTACCACAGATTTACATCGACAGTTTTGGCTAAATTTGAGAGAGCAAAGGCTTTTGATGGAGTCAAAGTGAATATAGATAGTTGTCTGTATGTGTACAGCAGGGGTTTCAAACATCAGCAATGTTTTCAGCGAGGTCCAGAAGACCACACTGACATTTTCTACATTTCATTGCCATCAAAATTCCTCTGTGCATTTTCATTTACATTatcgacttacagtcatgtgtgcatcaaaattgaacccactaccctgtgcATTACCAAATTAAGAGACTATATGTAGACCCATTATCATTTCTACAGTTTCTATTTGGTTTTAACCAGTAAAATGGTCATCCACACCCCTGGTGTACAGTATAACGTTCACATTACTGTGAAGTCAGTAATTTGTGAAGTCCAATTAAAATGTTAACAATTAcagcacacatacagacacacatgaaGCACTCACAAGATGACCCTATGCTATAACCCCTCAGAACAAGTTTGACTAGTAACAAAACATATGTTTAAGTTGAAAGTCTAGATGTTTTCATCATAATGAACCAACCAGCTCACCTGAGGAGCCCGAGGGTGGAGGGGCTCCTGACTGCTGCCACACAGTGGCCTCTGCAGCCAGACGTCTGACGTACACCTCATCTACATCCAGCAGGATGTTCTCCGGCTTGATGTCGGTGTGGATGATCTTACATTTGGTGTGCAGGTAGTCCAGGCCCTGCAGAACCTGTGGAGGGCAAGACATGGAGTATGTATAGGGGTGGTTGAAATGGATACTTGAAACTGGCCGGGTTTCTAGTAAAGCGTTACTGACTACTGGATCATTAACATAACTGCTAGCAATGGTAATATCTAATACGTTGATCATATTTTCCAGGTTAACTGGCTGTTTTTTAAATGCTGCACCTGTGAAATATGCTGTGCTATCAAAACTATAAACAAAAGGGAAAGAGCTGTGATATACCACTGTACCTGTCGGAGAATGCTCTTCACACAGACTAGAGGAAGACCCATGTAGTTGGACTTGATGATCCACTTCAGCAGCTGGTGACCCAGAACCTCCAGCACCATACACACATCTGACACACCAGTTAAGGAGAAGCGGATTCACTCAAACTTACACATGAAAGATCCCTTTAATACACAGACCAAAATCATATTTATTTACCATGCCTGCATTTTTATATATCTGaaagtgtgtaaaaaaaaaaaaaaacctggacTAATTAAAAGCCACCTAATGACCTAGTCATTCCTTGTCACAGCCCCTGTGACCAAAACAAAAGGTATTGTGTCCGTGTGAATGGTTCTGCTTTTTTGCAGGTAAATTCAACACCTCCTTAATTTGAACTGCAAACAGCCCCCATGGTTTAAAcccccgtacccctcccaattgGCCAGTTCCCTACGGATTAGTATAAAAGGGGTCTACCTGCAAAATAAGAAGTAAATTAGGGGCTGTTTGAAAGGGGGTCATAAACATGGCcttatattattttttttacaggtAACATACCACATCTTCTGTCTGAAATGGGTGAAGGAAAACAGGGAAAATAGTAGTCCAGGCAAGTAGGAGGAGAGGAACAAGATGTGCAAGGTCCACCAAACACCCAGTCGATTACAGGGTCCACCAAACCCAGTCGATTACAGGGTCCACCAAAACCCAGTCGATTACAGGGTCCACCAAACCCAGTCGATTACAGGGTCCACCAAACCCAGTCGATTACAGGGTCCACCAAACCCAGTCGATTACAGGGTCCACCAAACCCAGTCGATTACAGGGTCCACCAAACCCAGTCGATTACAGGGTCCACCAAACCCAGTCGATTACAGGGTCCACCAAACCCAGTCGATTACAGGGTCCACCAAACACCCAGTCGATTACAGGGTCCACCAAACACCCAGTCGATTACAGGGTCCACCAAACACCCAGTCGATTACAGGGTCCACCAAACACCCAGTCGATTACAGGGTCCACCAAACCCAGTTTCAGCCGGGAAGCAGCAGAAAGGATACGCACGCCATTGACCCCGGATATCTTAAAGTCATCAATAAGCTGTACAATGGTCTCTCGTTTGGGGTCTGTAGGGTCACTGTCTCGCACCTTAAGACACAAAATAAGCGCAGAAAAGTTACTTCAATTCAGAAACAGTGTGATCTATCCGTATATGCTAGAGATGTTTGTTAGAATGTACTAGACTCCGACTCCCCGGAGTGTTGGGCTAGCTTAGCCATCTACACAGTACAATGATTATGACATCAATCAATTTCAACAAACAACTATGCCATTTGCTTTTGAGGATGCCCTTGGGCTTGTAGCCATTAATGAATGATGTCTGTGggtgtgctgtctgtctgagggtgaAAAAATAGGAATGCACTCACACATCTGAGCAGTTTAATCTCATCCAGCGCCGTCTCTGTGTAATGCAGAGCACTCTTCACCACTTTCAGTGCCACAAAGCGCTTCctcctacacacaaacacaatcatgTCATGACTCAAActgaagaaaaaaatgaaaaaagccAATAATGAAAACTTAACCATTCAGCACTGAATTAAACAAGATAGGAATTAAAAACATTAAAACAGGATAAATATCATTAGGCTTCTCGTTTGTGTATTACTGGTATAGTTTAACAGATGCACTCGAAAATCAGTCACTTACTGCAGGTCCCAGCATAGCCATACAGTAGAGAAGTGACCCCAACCAAGCTTTCTGACTACATGATATCGGCCATTGAACAAGTCTCCAATCTTCACTGGGTAGTACCCACCTGAAATATACATAGACTTTCACTCGCACAGGCTAATTAGCATTATTGCATCATCCTCGTTGATAGATTATATTGTGAGGTTGACATACTGCATCTACAATATCATAAGTATTATTACAAAATCCATGTGGTGACTACATTCATTACATAACCACCAACACAAGTAATTCCACTCCCAGCTGATTTTTCAAATAGAATGACCTTGACCCTCACTTTCCTAATCTGCCACACTATTGCATCGATCCATTAGACAATTATATAGCCTACCTTTGCAGTAATCCGATGGGTCCTCCTGCTCCTCATCATCTGATCCGAGTAGCTCTGTTGGTGGAGGGGTGAAGTCGGGTGGGGGTGGGCTGAGAGCCTGCGGAGAGGTGGTCTGAGATGAGGAGGTCAGTGGTTTAGGTGGAGTAGAGAACGGAATTGGAGGGATCCCTAGTGAGGGTGCTATGGGAGAGGACAGTACGGGGGTGGACAGTACGGGggtggacagagtgtcagaggaGGGAGTTAGTGGTATAGGAAGTGGCCTGGTGGTTAAAGCGGAAGGACGTAAGAGATGAGGAGGGCTCTGGGAGAGGTTGAGTGGGGCAGGGGGTTGGAGTACCGGGGGCCTCTGGGACAGGTTGAGTGGGGCAGGGGGTTGGAGGTCCGGGGGCCTCTGGGACAGGTTGAGTGGGGCAGGGGGATGGAGGTCCGGGGGCCGGGGCCTCTGGGACAGGTTGAGTGGGGCAGGGGGATGGAGGTCCGGGGGCCTCTGGGACAGgttgaggggaggggtgggaaAGGTTTTTGGTGGAGTCGCAGGCCTGTGTATTGTGAGGATGCGACACAACTCATCTGCGGTGGGGATCTGGGACCTGAAACAAAAACACAGAACATCCTGATGAAACAACCATCTCAATATGGTTTCCGTTTGCCTTTAGGAAGGTGGTGACGATGCCTTTGCCTAGACAATAACAACCAGCAAAATATCCCTTTATCTGAAAAAAAATAGACTAATTACATCAGTTATATTTAACTAGTTATCTAAAAGACTGACTTGACATTCAGCAATGTAAATACTGTGATTCTCTTGTAAACAGAAGCATGCGTGCGCTTCAACACAGGCAATGAGGGGTTTGTGTTTTATTATGAGTGAGACGTGCGTCACATTAAATTAAAGTGGAGTGCTGACTGTGGCCGTCTCCAAAATTAATTGGGGGGGATTATGCAATTACCAAGGGATAATGATTGTCCAAGTAGTGCACCCCTTATATCTACATTTGTACGGTCCCCACACGTATTTGTAACAGCAGTGAAATGGGTATTGTTAAGGTTTGCCAGGGTTAAACTGAAATAGGCACAGAGCAGGAAAGGGGGAGGCATGAGTCAATGTGCTTATCTGGAGAGGTGAGTCGCTCCACCGCCCCCATGTATTTATAGCACAGACATAACTACTAGCTAGACAGAACCAGCTGCAAGAACTGATACATGCTGGTAGCCGACGCATAGGCAGGGAATGGGAATAACGTTAGAGTAGCCAACGTTGCTCACCCAATATCCAAACTGGGGAGGTTGTCACCGGATCCTTTTCGATGTTTCTTTCCTTTCTTCTTATGCTTCTTACTGTGGGTGCTATGCGGGTTGTTATTACCGCTGGACACTGCTGGCGATCAGGGAATATATCATTAACTACCATATATCCACAAGGCTAACGTTACGGCTATCATAGAGCTCCCTTGTAGTATCTGCAGTACTCAATCGCATGGACAATCCGCTAGGGTTAGTGCAATacgggatccttgggacgtccctaaccCCCTACCACAACCcttacataaccctaacctaaaacCTTGATTTCACCATTCAATGGGGTGACTTAGGTACGTCCAAGGGATCCAGAGTTGCAAGGAGCAATCAGCTAGCGCTAACTGgaaatattatatattatttcatTTGCAAATTGGACTAACGTTACTTGCCAGCTGCGGATTTATTTGTGTGTGAAATCTGAATACATATCGTTGACGTGTAAAACTTAGTAACAAATATTGGAACGAAAACACATTGCAACTGGAAATATTTTTTTCATATTAGCTAactcgttagctagctagtttagctagCAAGGAGTGTCTGTGCTAGCTGGTTAGCTTGCGTGCGCCAGACAGCtggctggctaacgttagctaggctttTTTTTTATTATACAATGACAGAAACATACGAATCAATTCTAACTCAACGATGAGATACATTAGTAGTCATGCGACCATCTTTATCATTTACATTGCGTTAAACGGAAGATACAAACATAATATTTGGCATGTTTTAAAACTCTCACCGTTCATTGATATCATCAGTGCAGCTGTCACCGCGCACACTGCTGGCAGGCTGCATTTAGGTTCGCGCCTGCGCTGTAGTTATGAGCACAAGAGCTTTGGGAACAGTGGTGGGGTCAGCTGAGCGGTGGTAGGGCCATGGAACAGTGGTCACCTGCCAGGGGGATATGGGTATGGCAAGTCATTTAAACGTAATCTGTCAAATCTACCCTGGTCAATTGTCATTTCGATTAACCTGGCATGTATCTaccatccaggctgtatcacagtgcagcaggtagcctagtggtttgagcgttggtccagtaaccgaaaggttgctggatcaaattaAAAATATGTTgtccctgaacaagcagttaacccactgttccttggtagGCCGTTAATGCAAAcactaatttgttcttaactgaggtacctagttaaataaagcttcaATTTAAAATCACAACCGGCTGTAATTGGGCcatgtttggccggtgtaggccttcattgtaaataatagtttgttcttaactgaaagaatgttattgaagaatataacttaaatATAAATAAATCCCTAATGAGATTTAGTATAACATCTGTGGCCTATTCCATTGTTTTTGTTGGTAACAAAACAATTTATAGTATAGTGATTTTGCCTATCTCATGGACTGTAAATCCTTGCATTCATAGCTCCATCAATGAATTTAATATGCAATGATGGTGGTTACATTTCCCCAGACCCACCCCTCAGCTTTGGCTATACCAAACCAAGTGGATGGGCTGTGGTGTGGAAGACCAGTATAGTTACCAATAGATTGAAGCTTCCTGGTCGCTTGTGCCAACTCATGGCTTGTTTATCATGTTTATGCTGAAATAATAGCTTGGCCCAACGTTGTTTGTTTTTCGATGTAGGATTGTACTGAGTAATGGTGATGTTTGGCTGGACAGAGGTTTAGCATAAGAACGTTGAATGTGATACATTTGGGGGAAATCTAATATAAATGTCATATACTGGAAGGGGTTGGCACAGGTCAGATTGTCTGTCTCTGCCACACTGACTCCTGTCTGTGTCTACAACCCTGTTGTGGCAAGGACAGGAGTATGAGGAGCTACAGTAAGAGGGGGAATGTGGGAGGAGGGACACATTTTGATAGACATTGGAAAGGGAGGAGAAATAGGAGACAAAAATAAGAGACGTAAGAACATGGTGAACTTTCTGGCTTGGGTGTCTGGGATTGTGCGCAATTAGGTGGTTGACTCatcaaaaacaaatacaaatggaGGCAAGGAAACAatagaggataggaggagagtagacagtgaggggagggagggttgagaagagggagggagatgaggtgagAGGAAAGATTGGGAAGACTAGAGTTGTGGTTTACTGCATGTTCTTGTCAGACAGTCAAATTTAGGTTTGTTGTCTCGTGTCTCTCCAGTGTTTACTCTGGTAAGTCACTTCAGGACAAGCATCTGTCTGTTTGAGTGTTTACTGTAAAAAGAACAACACCTCTGTCTGCTCCCAAATGGACCTTTTGGACTGGAGGTCTGGATGTGCTGGGATTGTGACCCACTATGACGTTATAGGACTAGTCGttaatgcacgcacacacacacaggcacacacaaacaaaaatcacacaaaaacaCTCTTGTGCACATACACTcagtcactcattcactcactcagtctgtcactcagtcagtcactcactcactcacactaaaTATGGGCATGTAGTGGCTGTGTTGGTATTTGACCTGGGATTCCTCTAGAATATCATATAGGGTTTATATTCACATCATTTGATATTTCTGTAAATTCACACCTTGTAACTCTGCATAGTTGTTGTCTGTGATATACAGTGTGGGATGAATATACACACATTGTAAAGATGCTTGTGTGTGTTGCTGAGGTTATAACAGATGACGTCTGAGCAAGTGCTTGGCAATGACATATACACATagctaatatatatacagtgtgtgtgtgtgtgtgtgtatttactatgcaaacagagagtggcagtcaGCAAGTTTCACTCTGCAGTGTGAGGTTTCTCAACAAAAGTGGCACCTGCTTGGTTCagtcagtgtgtgttggtgtgtgtgctgTATATATGCAGCGAATGTATAATATGTGTGTTTGAGGGAGATGGGGTTTGTTAGCAATTGTATGTGTGTTACAGCCTTGACAAGGCTATTTGTCATTTTTAAAATGGTCTTACCTCTCTTCGTAGATATTGCAGATGCCAATGGAAGGAGGCCAGACAGGGGTGACTCCAACCAGAGCAGATACTGTCTGCTTTCTCTTATGTAGGCACAGATCCAGGATTAGTTTGCTCAAAGAACGCAAAActgacacaggaggttggtggaaccATAATTTGGGAGAATGGGCTCGcggtaatgactggaatggaattaGTGAAATGATaagaaatacatcaaacacatggtttccatgtggttaATGCCATTCCATCTGCTCCGTTCTGGACATTATAATGAGCCGTTCTcgcctcagcagcctcctgtaaaTACTAACCATAGATCGGCGTCTGAGGGAAGCTTCATCCTTACTCCCTATGTCGACCAGGAACCCCACCAAACCCATTtgtctatgacagacaaaatagcATGACAGACCACTGTCTCCTGCAAACACAAATGATGTCATCCTCACCATTGTGTGTAAGATCATTTCTGATTATTTCCCTCCCTATTTCTCTTTCTAGTTGccccccttcctgtctccctctccccacctgtttctttctctctctccccctaccccctctctctctccccctaccccctctctctctccacacctctctctctccccctaccccctctctctctccacacctctctctctccccctaccccctctctctctccccctaccccctctctctctccacacctctctctctccccctaccccctctctctctccccctacccccctctctctccacacctctctctctccccctaccccctctctctctccacacctctctctcaatctccccatctccctctttaatgtatctcctcacctctctcactctctcccccacccatctctctctttctctctcactctctctatcgccccacctctctctctcactctctctatctccccacctctctcactctctccccccacccctctctctttctctctcactctctctatcgcccctcctctctctctccacccaggtGTTTGTTAGTTTAAGGCAATGAGGACAGGactagagagggcaggagaggacagaaggggaaaggagaggagggcagaggacaggagaggaggggtgatctGTGTTTTCTGGAGAGATGAACGAAGGCCTTTGTTTAGAATGTGAGAACATACTTttttccactctctctcactctccctacctctctctctcctctctgtgcactcctccttctcctcttccatcccctctTTTCTCACTCTCTATCCATTCTCACCTCTCACTTTTAGTTCTGCTGGTACAGTATCCTCTGGGGAGTGTGCTTAAGGAGTCCGGAGTCTCTTGGGAGTTCTGTTGTCCACGTCTCCTCTTCTGTTTCGCAGGTTTATTCTTTGCCTGATTTTTGCTTCTGTGGGTGCTGCTATACTCAGGAGGATCTTTGTTACTTCTCTTTACTCCAAGACTGGACTGGAGGTGGTTTCAGAAACACAGCCCAGGTCTCTATAGTTGTTTTTTTCTTGGACTAACTATCCCAGTTAGTTTGTCTTGGACTATCCCAGTTAGTTTGTCTTGGACTAGTACAGTCTCCAATCCTGGGTTTTGGATTTGACCAGCCGTGGGCTCAGATCCAGAAACCTGACGTGGCGATGCTGATATTTTgggttctgtgtctgtgtgtgagtgttctCAGTGTAGGCGTTCTAACTCTGACGCCCCAAAAACACGAGATAGAAAATGAGGTACAACACGACATGGAACATGTGCATGGAACATGGACCATGGAACATGAAGCGAGGGAACCCGATAAAATCTATGCAGAGACTCTAGCAACCCACCAACCTGCCACATACACTCCTATAATGGACACACGTGCCACAGTCCCAACTCTGACAGGCATACCTCTTACAGAAACAACTGTGATAGGTACAGCTATTACGGAGTCAGACGTACCTGTGGTCGCCACATGTCTTTCATCAGGTGAGTCATTCTCTGTATGCCTCTTCTATGCATTCTCTGAGTGCTCTCTATAGTTGACATAgctgtctgtaaaaaaaaaacttgcaATCCACCAAAACAGTGAGGATTTTAAGAGTCTAAATCCTTGAAATGTTCTTAATCTCTAATTCTAAAATCTAAGTGTCTCTCTCAGCCCTACCCCTCACCTCATTACCGAATGATGAAGAAGGCAGGGATCAGGAAAAAGGCAGGGAGGACAAGAATCCAAGAATTGAAGAGgaagcggaggaggaggagaaggggagagtgagggatgagcagatgagaaaggacagagagatggaggcgagcagagggaggagaggagtgacgGGAAGGAGACATGCAGCAACTGTAGAGGCCACTGCGTACAGAATGGTAGGTATACAGACCTCTTCAATTCTCCTTCATTGACACACCGTGTTTTGCATTGGATTCTTAATCCACCACGTCCGGCGATGTAACATTTCCACATCTGCgttgaaaggtggcagagctagagcgagacatcccgaaaatcggtcttctcacaaataCGTCTGTAGCATCCGAACGGTTTGACCTATAAACTATTCTGACCACTCCATGGAAAGgggacccccacaagtgtcaggggaCTCATCTGAAGTCGGTACAGTTGACGTGAAAACGTCTGTTTGTAGCGTCCAAACCATTTGGTCTACACTATGGAAAGGGGTGATTCTCACGAAtacgatggtgttctccgttttgctctatgacccccacaCGTGTCAcaggacttgtctgaaggtaatCGGTACTGGTTTAAAAAAGTatgaaggtagttttgtgccaaacaaaaaaggggttaaatatgtatgtaaaaacaaatatatatatatatatacattacctGAGCTTTCTTATCTCTCCTTGATATAAGTCAGACACTTTAAAACCTTGCTTCTTATGATTTATTTTGATGACTGTCTTTTTTTGCCATttctgaatgtgttattcaatgcgtttctctgGGCTATAGTAGCAAAggacaaattcaatattttatcaaatagttgtaaaaaatatttaaaagatTGTGGGATACCTAAAG
Above is a genomic segment from Oncorhynchus gorbuscha isolate QuinsamMale2020 ecotype Even-year linkage group LG10, OgorEven_v1.0, whole genome shotgun sequence containing:
- the srpk3 gene encoding SRSF protein kinase 3 isoform X1, giving the protein MISMNAVSSGNNNPHSTHSKKHKKKGKKHRKGSGDNLPSLDIGSQIPTADELCRILTIHRPATPPKTFPTPPLNLSQRPPDLHPPAPLNLSQRPRPPDLHPPAPLNLSQRPPDLQPPAPLNLSQRPPVLQPPAPLNLSQSPPHLLRPSALTTRPLPIPLTPSSDTLSTPVLSTPVLSSPIAPSLGIPPIPFSTPPKPLTSSSQTTSPQALSPPPPDFTPPPTELLGSDDEEQEDPSDYCKGGYYPVKIGDLFNGRYHVVRKLGWGHFSTVWLCWDLQRKRFVALKVVKSALHYTETALDEIKLLRCVRDSDPTDPKRETIVQLIDDFKISGVNGVHVCMVLEVLGHQLLKWIIKSNYMGLPLVCVKSILRQVLQGLDYLHTKCKIIHTDIKPENILLDVDEVYVRRLAAEATVWQQSGAPPPSGSSVSTAPRENQNGKVTKNKKKKLKRKAKRQQRLLEERLVDLQKMEDLDGTSPPDPSNPLRTPCGQDDDAGDPERNANNSSVVKGNENGNCYTHVSSTANTKANPESGSLWIEEGWNGHNPMRFCSPGSGMSGMSAGSILSATSESALSTLSGYSTGRDSQRSGLSPSIFSAADFLVNPLEPQNADKIRIKIADLGNACWVHKHFTEDIQTRQYRALEVLIGAEYGTPADIWSVACMAFELATGDYLFEPHSGEDYTRDEDHIAHIIELMGAIPPPFALSGRYSREYFDRRGELRHIANLKPWGLFEVLLEKYEWPLEQAAQFSDFLLTMLDVTPEKRATAAQCLQHPWLNL
- the srpk3 gene encoding SRSF protein kinase 3 isoform X2; its protein translation is MISMNVSSGNNNPHSTHSKKHKKKGKKHRKGSGDNLPSLDIGSQIPTADELCRILTIHRPATPPKTFPTPPLNLSQRPPDLHPPAPLNLSQRPRPPDLHPPAPLNLSQRPPDLQPPAPLNLSQRPPVLQPPAPLNLSQSPPHLLRPSALTTRPLPIPLTPSSDTLSTPVLSTPVLSSPIAPSLGIPPIPFSTPPKPLTSSSQTTSPQALSPPPPDFTPPPTELLGSDDEEQEDPSDYCKGGYYPVKIGDLFNGRYHVVRKLGWGHFSTVWLCWDLQRKRFVALKVVKSALHYTETALDEIKLLRCVRDSDPTDPKRETIVQLIDDFKISGVNGVHVCMVLEVLGHQLLKWIIKSNYMGLPLVCVKSILRQVLQGLDYLHTKCKIIHTDIKPENILLDVDEVYVRRLAAEATVWQQSGAPPPSGSSVSTAPRENQNGKVTKNKKKKLKRKAKRQQRLLEERLVDLQKMEDLDGTSPPDPSNPLRTPCGQDDDAGDPERNANNSSVVKGNENGNCYTHVSSTANTKANPESGSLWIEEGWNGHNPMRFCSPGSGMSGMSAGSILSATSESALSTLSGYSTGRDSQRSGLSPSIFSAADFLVNPLEPQNADKIRIKIADLGNACWVHKHFTEDIQTRQYRALEVLIGAEYGTPADIWSVACMAFELATGDYLFEPHSGEDYTRDEDHIAHIIELMGAIPPPFALSGRYSREYFDRRGELRHIANLKPWGLFEVLLEKYEWPLEQAAQFSDFLLTMLDVTPEKRATAAQCLQHPWLNL